Proteins encoded within one genomic window of Platichthys flesus chromosome 13, fPlaFle2.1, whole genome shotgun sequence:
- the gjc4b gene encoding gap junction gamma-1 protein — MSWSFLTRLLDEISNHSTFVGKIWLTLLIVFRIVLTAVGGESIYYDEQSKFVCNTQQPGCENVCYDAFAPLSHIRFWVFQVIMITTPTIMYLGFAMHKIARMEDEDYRPRSRKRMPIVSRGANRDYEEAEDNGEEDPMILEEIEPDKEKEVVEKPSKKHDGRRRIKRDGLMKVYVFQLLSRAIFEVSFLFGQYILYGIEVVPSYVCTRSPCPHTVDCFVSRPTEKTIFLLIMYAVSALCLLFTLLEILHLGISGIRDCFCAQRPATPRPTALASQRSSICRQPSAPPGYNTALKKDPTGKMNFRDNLVDSGRESFGDEASSRELERLRRHLKLAQQHLDLAYQNESPSRSSSPESNGTAVEQNRLNFAQEKQSSTCEKGLRA; from the exons ATGAGCTGGAGCTTCCTCACACGTCTGCTGGATGAAATTTCCAATCATTCCACTTTTGTGGGTAAAATCTGGCTCACCCTCCTCATCGTCTTCCGCATCGTGCTGACGGCGGTCGGGGGAGAGTCCATTTACTATGATGAACAGAGTAAATTTGTGTGCAACACACAGCAACCCGGTTGTGAGAACGTGTGCTATGACGCATTTGCCCCGCTGTCACATATTCGCTTTTGGGTCTTTCAGGTGATTATGATCACCACTCCAACCATCATGTACCTTGGATTTGCTATGCATAAGATCGCCCGCATGGAGGACGAGGACTACCGGCCCCGGAGCAGAAAGAGGATGCCCATAGTGAGCCGCGGTGCTAACCGGGACTACGAAGAAGCAGAGGATAACGGGGAGGAGGACCCCATGATCCTGGAGGAGATTGAGCCTGACAAGGAAAAAGAGGTTGTGGAGAAGCCCAGCAAAAAGCACGATGGACGCCGCCGCATCAAGAGAGATGGTCTGATGAAGGTCTACGTGTTCCAGCTGCTATCACGTGCCATCTTTGAGGTCTCCTTCCTGTTTGGACAGTACATCCTTTATGGGATAGAAGTGGTGCCGTCCTATGTATGCACACGCTCTCCCTGCCCACACACAGTTGATTGCTTCGTCTCACGTCCTACAGAGAAAACAATCTTCCTGCTCATCATGTACGCCGTCAGCGCCTTGTGTCTGCTCTTCACCTTATTGGAGATCCTCCACCTTGGAATCAGCGGTATTCGCGACTGCTTTTGTGCACAAAGGCCTGCCACACCCCGCCCAACAGCTCTAGCGAGCCAGAGGTCCTCCATCTGCCGCCAGCCCTCTGCGCCTCCTGGCTACAACACAGCTCTGAAGAAGGACCCAACAGGAAAAATGAACTTTAGGGACAACCTGGTGGACTCGGGCCGCGAGTCGTTTGGGGACGAGGCTTCGTCACGGGAGCTGGAGAGGCTGCGCAGACACCTAAAACTTGCCCAGCAACATCTGGATCTGGCTTACCAGAACGAAAGCCCGTCACGCAGCAGCAGCCCGGAGTCCAATGGCACGGCAGTCGAGCAGAACAGATTAAACTTCGCCCAGGAgaagcagagcagcacatgTGAGAAAG GTCTCCGTGCATAG